In Candidatus Binatia bacterium, the DNA window CGTAGCGGCCATCAGCAAAAGCGCCTGGCTGGATATCGTCACGGCCGCAGACGCGCATTATCAGCCTGGTTCGTTCACCACCTTTGTTGCCTATGAATATACTTCCGGCGGAGGTGATGGCGGCAGTCTGCATCGCAATGTGATCTTTCGCGACTCGGTGGGACTCCCCGCCGAGCCATTCTCCCGTTTTCATTCGCGCGACCCCGAGGGACTGTGGGACTGGCTGGACGGTCTGCGCGCCGACGGGGTCGAAGCATTGGCGATTCCCCACAACTCCAATGCTTCGGACGGGCAGATGTTCTCGCTGGTCGATTGGGCCGGCGATCCCTTCGATCGCGATTATATCGCCAAGCGGATGCGCAACGAGCCGTTATTTGAAATCAGTCAGGTAAAAGGCACCTCCGAGACGCACCCGTCGCTTTCGGACACCGACGAGTGGGCGTCTTTTGAAATCAAGCCTTTTATCGGTAGCAGTTTCGAGATTAGCGAGCCGAAAGGAAGCTACGTCCGGCAAGCTCTGCGAGACGGTTTGGTGATGGCCGATCAAGATTTGGGGAACCCCTACGCGCTGGGCTTCGTTGCGGCCAGCGATTCACATACGGGAGCCACCACGGATAATGAGGCCGACTTCTATTCCAAGATCGGCCTACTCGACGCGACCCCCGAACTACGGGGCTCGGTACCCTTGCCGTGGTGGCAATCGCTGGCGATCGGCTGGATCCTGCCCAAGCGCGTGGTCGAGCTCGAGGGGCAAACCTATGCCCGCACGCCGACCACTACTTTCGGGGCGTCCGGACTCGCTGGTGTCTGGGCGGAGGAGAATACCCGAGAGGCCCTCTATAGCGCGTTTCGGCGCAAGGAGACCTTTGCGACATCCGGGCCCCGACTGCGAGTCCGGCTCTATGCCGGCTATGGTCTGGGTCCGGATGTCCTGGAGGATCCGGCGCGATGTGCCACCGAATGTCCTTCCGCTGTACCCATGGGCGGCGAGTTTGAAACGAGGCCCGGAGAAGCCCCGCAATTTCTGGCATGGGCGGTCCGCGACCCTTTGAGCGCCCCGCTGCAACGATTGCAGATCGTCAAGGGCTGGAGCCATAACGGTATATCGGGAGAGGAAGTCCATGATGTCGCCTGTGCTGTGGGCGTCCCCGACCCCGAAACGCACCGGTGTCCACAGGTGGCGGCGCCGGTCGACCTGGGCGATTGTTCCTACACCGAGAGGCCAGGCGCCGGAGAGCTTCGAGCCCTCTGGTCGGACCCTGACTTCAACGCGGAGGAAAG includes these proteins:
- a CDS encoding DUF3604 domain-containing protein; this encodes MAVGLSLVIDELMRIFAFLLSLLLAACTEGGADRKPSGLSRPSPDQPFALDPSRLDRPVPLFPANDMDRDPQKRAYFGDLHVHTKWSMDAFIFGGTVTPDEAYLYAQGEALAHPAGFTMQLREPLDFYAVTDHALFLGLSAAAADREHPFSSYPAAEPLHDLNRDGNRTLLSIPGRLGLFSKFVPGVLDGLRDESIPQDDVAAISKSAWLDIVTAADAHYQPGSFTTFVAYEYTSGGGDGGSLHRNVIFRDSVGLPAEPFSRFHSRDPEGLWDWLDGLRADGVEALAIPHNSNASDGQMFSLVDWAGDPFDRDYIAKRMRNEPLFEISQVKGTSETHPSLSDTDEWASFEIKPFIGSSFEISEPKGSYVRQALRDGLVMADQDLGNPYALGFVAASDSHTGATTDNEADFYSKIGLLDATPELRGSVPLPWWQSLAIGWILPKRVVELEGQTYARTPTTTFGASGLAGVWAEENTREALYSAFRRKETFATSGPRLRVRLYAGYGLGPDVLEDPARCATECPSAVPMGGEFETRPGEAPQFLAWAVRDPLSAPLQRLQIVKGWSHNGISGEEVHDVACAVGVPDPETHRCPQVAAPVDLGDCSYTERPGAGELRALWSDPDFNAEERAFYYVRVLENPTCRWSTWDALRAGLPPRSDLPVTVQERAWSSPVWRLPLS